In the genome of Nitrospira sp. MA-1, one region contains:
- a CDS encoding heterodisulfide reductase-related iron-sulfur binding cluster translates to MADEKGCRPAISLPKPFQATSQPVPKFDLITPGWTRSQLETETRRIFDVCDGCRRCFNLCPSFNTLIDRIDEYESDSTKFTPQDFTKVEQECYYCKLCFNHCPYSPPHQYDLDFPRLMAAWKKQRTAEGGATWRDKLLIQTDLIGKLGSLTAPLTNWALRTPWLRSLAERMVGVHKNRQVLPFQSQTFTQWWNQRKPAPASRSQGKVAFFPSCLVTYQVTDIGKATVQILEKNGIEVVVPPDQQCCGMPRFDLGDTDGMAKIAESQYRLFAPYLDQGYDIVVPAPSCSLMFKREYPYLKPTPEMKHLSERTFDLCEYLMRLKREGKLSLDFQFNPGRVAYQIPCHLRDQNIGFKSKELLELTGATVHLIEKCSGHDGAWSAKTEFFDLSMKIAKKAVREIQEEPFDVVASDCPLSALQLDQALQTAPTQSTLHPIQVVRNAYGLTP, encoded by the coding sequence GTGGCTGATGAAAAAGGTTGCCGCCCTGCAATCAGTCTTCCAAAGCCTTTTCAAGCGACGTCACAACCTGTGCCAAAATTTGACCTTATCACGCCCGGCTGGACGCGGTCTCAGCTCGAAACCGAGACCCGACGGATCTTCGATGTCTGTGACGGATGTCGACGATGCTTTAACTTATGTCCGTCGTTCAATACGCTTATTGACCGGATTGATGAGTATGAGAGCGACTCAACAAAATTCACCCCACAGGATTTCACAAAGGTTGAACAGGAATGCTATTACTGCAAACTCTGTTTCAACCATTGTCCTTATTCTCCGCCCCATCAATATGATTTGGATTTCCCCCGGCTCATGGCTGCCTGGAAAAAGCAGCGGACGGCTGAAGGTGGCGCCACATGGCGTGACAAACTCCTGATCCAAACCGATTTAATCGGAAAGTTGGGCAGCCTGACCGCCCCGCTAACCAATTGGGCCCTTCGCACCCCTTGGCTTCGTAGTCTGGCTGAACGTATGGTGGGCGTGCACAAAAACCGTCAGGTCCTTCCGTTTCAATCCCAGACCTTCACCCAATGGTGGAACCAGCGGAAGCCGGCTCCCGCATCCCGCAGCCAGGGAAAAGTGGCCTTCTTCCCAAGCTGCCTGGTGACATATCAGGTGACTGATATCGGGAAGGCCACAGTGCAAATTTTAGAGAAAAATGGCATTGAGGTCGTGGTGCCCCCTGACCAGCAGTGCTGTGGGATGCCACGGTTTGACTTGGGTGATACCGATGGAATGGCCAAGATTGCCGAGTCTCAATATCGACTCTTTGCGCCCTATCTCGATCAGGGATATGACATCGTCGTGCCAGCTCCCAGTTGTAGCCTGATGTTCAAACGGGAATACCCTTACCTCAAACCCACACCTGAAATGAAGCACTTGAGTGAGCGCACGTTTGATCTTTGTGAATATTTAATGCGGCTCAAACGGGAAGGCAAGCTTTCCCTTGATTTCCAGTTCAATCCTGGACGCGTGGCCTATCAAATTCCCTGTCATTTACGTGATCAGAATATCGGCTTCAAATCAAAAGAATTGTTGGAGCTGACCGGGGCCACGGTTCATCTGATCGAAAAATGTTCCGGCCATGATGGAGCCTGGAGTGCCAAGACTGAATTTTTTGATCTCTCAATGAAAATCGCCAAAAAAGCTGTGCGAGAAATTCAAGAGGAGCCTTTCGACGTCGTCGCCTCCGATTGCCCTCTGTCGGCCCTACAACTGGACCAGGCGCTTCAAACTGCACCAACGCAATCGACCCTTCACCCTATTCAAGTCGTTCGTAACGCCTATGGATTAACACCATGA
- a CDS encoding DNA topoisomerase IV subunit B, producing MGKTYDASDILVLEGIEPVRRRPAMYIGGTDKTGLHHLVWEILDNAIDEVINGYATHIIVELDKSREGLRITDNGRGIPVDKHPKHKKSALEIIMTTLHAGGKFDTGSYIHSGGLHGVGASVVNALSRHLEVQVKREGKEWEQTYQAGVPQGPVKALGNARGTGTSVYFRPDPKIFGKTIQFDPAVLQETLDAKAYLHKGLKLTFKDGTTGETHLFHHEQGIQEYLRKLVADRGRKTTVDFVFYLERQLKNGSPGPQGTSQSLSMEVALQWTDEPAEFVKSYVNGVATPNGGTHEMGLRGGIVKAARNYIDTHNLTPKGLSLQAEDIREGMAAVLSVLVLHPQFQGQTKERLNNPEVQAQVDSLIRPAFETYLNENQSIAETLVGRMLLAARAREASREASKAVMRKSAISHRLNLPGKLADCQSTDPTISELFIVEGDSAGGTAKQGRDLKNQAILPIRGKVLNTEELTLAKVVENKELADVVKVLGCGVGKDFDLKKLRYHKIILLMDADIDGYHISTLLLTFFFRHMPDLIRQGHVYIAQPPLYRIEIGKEVHWAGTDEEKERIVGGARSNANPTISRFKGLGEMFPQQLKVTTLHPDTRRLLKVELLDELHTDRTFQDLMGKRTEARYEFLMANAGLADNLDV from the coding sequence ATGGGTAAAACATATGATGCCAGTGACATCTTGGTGCTGGAGGGTATTGAACCCGTCCGACGCCGCCCTGCGATGTATATCGGAGGCACCGATAAGACGGGGCTGCACCATTTAGTCTGGGAAATTCTGGATAACGCCATCGATGAAGTCATCAATGGCTACGCCACTCACATCATCGTGGAATTGGATAAATCCCGTGAAGGTCTCCGCATCACCGACAACGGTCGTGGCATTCCGGTGGATAAACATCCCAAACACAAAAAGTCGGCATTGGAAATTATTATGACGACCTTACATGCCGGAGGTAAGTTTGATACGGGAAGTTACATCCATTCCGGGGGCTTGCATGGGGTCGGCGCTTCGGTCGTGAATGCCCTGTCCCGTCACTTGGAAGTTCAGGTCAAACGTGAGGGCAAGGAATGGGAACAGACGTATCAAGCAGGTGTGCCCCAAGGTCCCGTCAAAGCCTTGGGTAATGCCCGAGGAACCGGGACCTCGGTCTATTTTCGTCCCGATCCAAAAATCTTTGGCAAAACGATTCAATTCGACCCTGCCGTGTTGCAGGAAACGCTGGATGCCAAGGCCTATCTGCACAAAGGGCTTAAGCTCACGTTTAAAGATGGCACCACCGGAGAAACTCATCTGTTCCATCACGAACAGGGAATCCAGGAATACTTGCGAAAATTAGTGGCGGATCGCGGTCGAAAAACGACAGTCGATTTCGTCTTTTACCTGGAACGCCAATTAAAAAATGGCTCGCCAGGCCCTCAAGGAACATCGCAGAGTCTGAGTATGGAAGTGGCCTTGCAATGGACCGATGAACCCGCCGAATTTGTCAAAAGTTACGTCAATGGCGTGGCAACCCCCAATGGTGGCACGCATGAAATGGGATTACGTGGCGGCATCGTGAAGGCTGCACGCAACTATATCGACACCCATAATCTTACGCCCAAAGGCCTGTCCCTCCAAGCCGAAGACATTCGCGAGGGCATGGCGGCCGTCTTGAGCGTGCTTGTCCTCCACCCGCAGTTTCAGGGTCAAACGAAGGAACGGCTCAATAATCCGGAAGTGCAGGCACAAGTGGATAGTCTGATTCGACCGGCCTTTGAAACCTATCTCAACGAAAATCAAAGCATTGCCGAAACCCTCGTGGGTCGTATGTTGCTGGCGGCCAGAGCCCGTGAGGCTTCACGTGAAGCCTCCAAAGCCGTGATGCGAAAGTCGGCCATCAGCCATCGTCTCAATCTTCCGGGAAAACTGGCCGACTGCCAGAGCACGGATCCAACCATCAGCGAACTGTTTATCGTCGAGGGCGACTCCGCAGGCGGGACAGCCAAACAAGGTCGTGACTTAAAAAATCAAGCCATTCTTCCCATTCGGGGAAAGGTGCTGAATACGGAAGAACTCACGCTGGCCAAAGTGGTGGAAAATAAAGAGCTGGCCGATGTCGTAAAAGTCCTGGGCTGTGGGGTCGGCAAAGACTTTGATCTCAAAAAACTCCGGTACCATAAAATCATCCTGTTGATGGATGCCGATATTGACGGCTATCACATCAGCACACTGTTACTGACGTTTTTCTTCCGGCACATGCCTGATCTCATCCGGCAAGGCCATGTCTACATTGCTCAACCACCTCTTTACCGAATTGAAATCGGGAAAGAAGTCCACTGGGCCGGCACCGACGAAGAAAAGGAACGCATCGTAGGCGGGGCGCGAAGCAATGCCAATCCGACCATCAGCCGCTTTAAAGGGTTAGGAGAAATGTTTCCTCAACAGCTTAAAGTCACTACCTTACACCCCGACACGCGTCGTTTACTCAAAGTCGAACTGTTAGATGAACTGCACACCGACCGGACCTTTCAAGATTTGATGGGCAAACGCACAGAGGCCCGATACGAATTTCTCATGGCCAACGCCGGGTTGGCTGACAATCTGGACGTGTAG
- a CDS encoding transcriptional repressor: MDISFNDIKQKFQGCGLKTTPQRTAIYDALLRSTAHPTAEDLFTQVAPQFPMMSLNTVYYTLGVLRTSGLIHEVNIGHTRARFDANLSPHHHLICVECQAIVDVMDPRLNRLTSPAGIPKDFEITSYQVAFRGYCGSCRRHRGRSINHSSSGLHPTTVKGGLHGKSS, encoded by the coding sequence ATGGATATTTCTTTTAATGACATCAAGCAGAAATTCCAGGGCTGCGGATTGAAAACGACTCCGCAGCGAACGGCCATTTACGACGCGCTCCTCCGCAGTACTGCGCATCCGACAGCGGAAGATCTCTTTACCCAAGTCGCTCCGCAATTTCCCATGATGTCTCTGAACACCGTCTACTACACCCTTGGGGTCTTACGTACCTCCGGCTTGATCCATGAAGTCAATATTGGCCATACCCGGGCTCGATTTGATGCCAACCTGTCTCCCCATCACCATTTGATTTGTGTGGAGTGCCAAGCCATTGTCGATGTCATGGATCCCCGATTAAATCGCCTGACCTCCCCGGCCGGCATTCCCAAAGATTTTGAAATTACCAGTTATCAAGTCGCCTTCCGTGGATATTGCGGCTCCTGTCGCCGCCACCGCGGGCGCTCAATCAACCATTCATCATCGGGGTTACACCCCACAACCGTTAAAGGAGGACTCCATGGGAAAAGCTCTTAA
- a CDS encoding DUF3501 family protein codes for MNLLTPQDLLSAAQYEENRADIRQRIITLKKRRRISVGELVTLVFENRETLLFQIQEMIRIERIFDPGKIQEECDVYNALLPGRDELSATLFIEITDSEKIQSMLDSFQNIDQSDTVGLKVGDTSVFANFEAGHSKEDKISAVHFVRFSTTQTFRDLLAQDEVPAFLTILHPQYRTEAPVPQELRQEWLKDLE; via the coding sequence ATGAACCTGCTCACACCACAAGACCTCCTCTCAGCCGCTCAATATGAAGAAAATCGTGCCGACATTCGGCAACGAATTATTACGCTTAAAAAACGGCGCCGTATTTCTGTAGGGGAACTCGTGACACTCGTGTTTGAGAATCGTGAAACCCTGCTATTTCAAATACAAGAAATGATTCGAATAGAGCGAATCTTTGATCCCGGAAAAATTCAGGAAGAATGTGACGTGTACAATGCTTTGCTACCAGGTCGTGATGAATTGAGCGCCACACTGTTTATCGAAATCACCGATTCCGAAAAAATTCAATCGATGCTGGATTCTTTTCAGAATATTGACCAGTCCGATACCGTGGGCCTCAAGGTTGGGGATACCTCAGTTTTTGCAAATTTTGAGGCTGGGCATAGCAAGGAAGATAAAATCAGTGCCGTGCATTTTGTACGATTTTCCACCACCCAAACCTTTCGAGACCTCTTGGCCCAGGATGAAGTCCCTGCCTTTCTGACTATCCTCCACCCTCAATATCGCACAGAAGCCCCAGTTCCTCAGGAGTTGAGGCAGGAATGGCTAAAAGATCTTGAGTGA
- a CDS encoding Lrp/AsnC ligand binding domain-containing protein produces the protein MAAKAYILMKVKAGKVQDVLETLKALSGVEQAHACFGQPDIFGLVNAPDDRALSNLIMAKIHTIPGVEETDTHIVVQD, from the coding sequence ATGGCAGCCAAAGCGTATATTCTCATGAAAGTCAAAGCAGGAAAAGTCCAAGACGTATTAGAGACCCTCAAAGCCCTTTCTGGCGTGGAACAAGCTCATGCCTGTTTCGGTCAGCCGGATATCTTTGGTCTGGTCAATGCGCCTGATGACCGCGCACTGTCCAACCTCATCATGGCCAAAATCCACACAATCCCTGGAGTGGAAGAAACTGACACCCACATCGTCGTCCAGGATTAG
- a CDS encoding rubrerythrin family protein produces the protein MGKALKGTKSHENLKAAFAGESQANRRYLYFARRADIEGYTDIGGLFRDTSEAETGHAFGHLDFLKEVGDPATGVPIGNTEANLKASIEGETYEYTQMYPGMAKTARDEGLEELAEWFETLAKAERSHANRFTKGLETLKQG, from the coding sequence ATGGGAAAAGCTCTTAAAGGCACGAAGAGCCATGAAAACTTAAAAGCGGCGTTTGCCGGCGAATCGCAAGCGAATCGGCGCTATTTATATTTCGCCCGACGCGCGGATATTGAAGGCTATACCGATATCGGCGGTCTCTTTCGTGATACCTCGGAAGCTGAAACCGGGCATGCGTTTGGGCACTTGGACTTTTTGAAAGAAGTCGGTGATCCTGCCACCGGCGTGCCGATTGGCAACACCGAAGCCAATTTGAAAGCGTCGATTGAAGGTGAGACCTATGAATACACCCAGATGTATCCCGGTATGGCGAAAACCGCTCGGGATGAAGGCCTTGAGGAACTTGCCGAATGGTTTGAAACATTGGCTAAAGCGGAACGATCCCATGCGAACCGGTTCACGAAAGGGCTGGAAACTCTGAAACAGGGCTGA
- the erpA gene encoding iron-sulfur cluster insertion protein ErpA gives MVTITEIAEQKIKELIKEEENSVGLRIYVKGGGCSGYQYGMSFEDKTSDDDTIIEKGDVKVIVDSQSAPMLSGAEVDYVDSLQGSGFAIKNPQAKSTCGCGSSFST, from the coding sequence ATGGTAACGATTACTGAGATTGCAGAGCAGAAAATTAAGGAACTGATTAAAGAAGAAGAAAATTCCGTCGGCTTGCGCATTTACGTCAAAGGCGGCGGCTGCAGCGGCTATCAATATGGAATGTCGTTTGAAGATAAAACCAGCGACGATGACACCATCATTGAAAAAGGCGACGTGAAGGTCATTGTGGATTCCCAGAGCGCCCCAATGCTCAGCGGCGCAGAAGTCGATTACGTGGATAGTCTGCAAGGGTCGGGATTTGCCATTAAAAATCCTCAAGCGAAGTCCACCTGTGGATGTGGAAGCTCGTTCTCGACCTAA
- a CDS encoding 6-carboxytetrahydropterin synthase codes for MPKATLTKRLEFCSSHRYHNPQWDDAKNRAVFDLCNNVNTHGHNYLLEVTLRGDIDPVTGMIINLYDLKNILNAVLEQFDHKNLNLDTPYFSERIPTTENFAIILWHILEKHPDLPNPDALRLYEDETLYAEVNASFMDGDLQSSQRDSALIARRYAFSAVHQLRTSNPQGHDYDLWIAIKGLISPDTGQVMNLDTVDQIVRTHVITRFDQRNLSQDQAFANIPVTDSALAKVIWETLVPHFEAPPLYRVSVSQQPGAVAVYSV; via the coding sequence ATGCCTAAAGCGACCCTCACCAAACGCCTAGAGTTTTGCTCCTCCCACCGCTACCACAACCCTCAATGGGACGACGCAAAAAACCGTGCCGTTTTTGATCTCTGTAATAATGTGAATACCCATGGCCATAATTATTTATTGGAAGTCACCTTGCGTGGGGACATCGATCCTGTCACAGGAATGATCATCAATTTATATGATTTAAAAAACATTTTAAATGCGGTTCTGGAACAATTTGATCATAAAAACTTAAATCTTGATACTCCCTATTTTTCTGAACGAATTCCCACAACCGAAAATTTTGCAATTATCCTATGGCACATTTTAGAAAAGCATCCAGACCTTCCTAATCCAGATGCACTTCGTCTTTACGAAGACGAAACCCTCTACGCTGAAGTGAACGCGAGCTTCATGGATGGAGATCTCCAATCCTCCCAAAGAGATTCGGCCTTAATCGCTCGACGCTATGCATTTTCTGCAGTGCATCAACTCAGGACGAGTAATCCCCAAGGACATGATTATGATCTGTGGATTGCCATCAAAGGCCTAATTTCCCCAGACACAGGGCAGGTTATGAATTTAGACACTGTGGATCAAATCGTCAGAACCCATGTCATTACAAGGTTTGACCAACGAAATCTGAGCCAGGATCAGGCCTTTGCCAACATCCCCGTTACAGATTCCGCGCTTGCAAAAGTCATCTGGGAAACACTGGTGCCCCACTTCGAAGCACCACCTCTCTATCGAGTCTCCGTGAGCCAGCAACCAGGCGCTGTGGCTGTTTATTCTGTATAG
- a CDS encoding SagB/ThcOx family dehydrogenase — MKTDIAQQEARTALDRVKHYHEQTKHEFNRYARSLGHLDWANQPNPFRRFEGAPLIALPHLTLDEDPLSPAYESLFYPHSIPSQPMTLNTLSRFFEYGLSLTAWKAYNGTSWALRSNPSSGNLHPTEGYLFTGSLPHLLVEPGLYHYAPKEHALEHRWALPPELAQSILQGMPSEGFLVGLTSIHWREAWKYGERAFRYCQHDMGHAIGTLRIAAATLGWNLLVLSGTTDETIARLLGLTRKQDFHQAEPEFPELLAAVWPGNLQPPPTLNLAFHEIDDAMLSSGEWKGTANRLSKDEPVLWEIIDSVSDASWKSTQEPERMTFHSPTAPMNEREEFEPEPLAGQIIHQRRSAVSFDGRTGLSADRFFTMLQRIMPSGGLPLPDRPMPWDAIPWEPTIHLFLFIHRIDGLSPGLYWLNRSPNHRDISSFKSAMHEQFVWSTPEACPRDLPLYLLEEGNAQNLAKQLSCGQDIAGDSAFALGMVAEFDDSLDTFGPWFYKRLFWEAGLIGQVLYLEAEAAGIRSTGIGCFFDDPVHRVLGVHPQTKWQSLYHFTVGGPLDDGRLTTLPPYGPHVT, encoded by the coding sequence ATGAAGACCGACATCGCCCAACAGGAAGCCAGAACTGCTCTTGATCGCGTTAAGCACTACCATGAGCAGACCAAACATGAGTTCAACCGGTACGCCCGCTCGTTAGGACATTTAGATTGGGCGAATCAGCCCAACCCCTTTCGCCGATTCGAAGGCGCTCCGCTCATCGCGCTTCCTCATCTTACACTCGACGAAGACCCGCTTTCGCCAGCCTATGAGTCTCTCTTTTATCCACATTCGATCCCTTCACAACCCATGACCCTCAACACCCTCTCTCGCTTCTTCGAATATGGGTTATCACTCACGGCGTGGAAAGCTTACAACGGAACCAGCTGGGCATTACGAAGTAATCCTTCCAGCGGCAACCTCCACCCCACGGAGGGGTATCTCTTCACAGGTTCCCTGCCTCACCTTTTAGTGGAACCAGGGCTGTACCACTATGCTCCGAAGGAACATGCCCTTGAACACCGTTGGGCTCTTCCTCCTGAACTCGCCCAATCGATACTCCAAGGCATGCCTTCTGAGGGATTTCTGGTAGGCCTCACGTCTATTCATTGGCGGGAAGCATGGAAATATGGAGAGCGGGCCTTTCGATACTGCCAACATGATATGGGCCATGCCATTGGCACGTTGCGAATTGCCGCGGCCACCTTAGGCTGGAATTTGTTGGTGTTGAGTGGCACGACGGACGAGACGATTGCACGGCTCTTGGGTTTGACTCGAAAACAGGACTTCCACCAGGCCGAACCAGAATTCCCGGAACTATTGGCGGCCGTCTGGCCAGGAAACCTTCAACCCCCTCCCACTCTGAATCTGGCATTCCACGAAATCGATGATGCAATGCTGTCATCAGGGGAGTGGAAAGGCACGGCAAACCGTTTGAGCAAAGATGAGCCGGTTTTGTGGGAAATAATCGATTCCGTCTCAGACGCGTCCTGGAAATCGACCCAAGAACCCGAACGCATGACCTTTCATTCCCCAACTGCCCCTATGAACGAACGAGAAGAATTTGAACCCGAACCCTTGGCAGGGCAGATCATCCATCAACGACGGAGCGCCGTCTCATTTGACGGACGAACCGGCCTCTCCGCCGATCGTTTTTTCACCATGTTGCAACGGATTATGCCAAGTGGGGGCTTGCCTCTTCCGGATCGCCCCATGCCCTGGGATGCCATTCCCTGGGAACCCACGATTCACCTCTTTTTGTTCATTCACCGCATAGACGGGCTCTCACCGGGTCTGTATTGGCTCAACCGAAGTCCGAACCACCGGGACATCTCGTCTTTTAAAAGCGCGATGCATGAGCAGTTTGTCTGGTCGACTCCTGAAGCATGCCCACGCGATCTTCCGCTCTATCTGCTAGAAGAAGGCAACGCCCAAAACCTGGCCAAACAACTCAGTTGCGGACAGGACATTGCAGGTGACAGTGCGTTCGCTCTCGGAATGGTGGCAGAATTCGATGACAGCTTAGACACGTTCGGCCCGTGGTTTTACAAACGGTTGTTTTGGGAAGCCGGGCTGATCGGCCAGGTGCTCTATTTGGAGGCCGAAGCGGCTGGAATCCGGTCAACGGGGATCGGCTGTTTTTTTGATGATCCGGTGCATCGGGTGCTCGGCGTTCATCCTCAAACCAAGTGGCAATCGCTCTATCATTTCACGGTTGGCGGACCACTTGACGATGGACGGTTGACCACTCTGCCGCCCTACGGCCCTCATGTCACCTAA
- a CDS encoding urate hydroxylase PuuD codes for MESLLAWGHFLAGITWIGILYYFNFIQVPFLKAVTPETKAEAFKHLVPNALWWFRWGALFTWIFGAALLMNQHRMGSAFMLQGQDAVIGMGAWLGTIMLLNVWGIIWPNQKKVLGLKEATPEEKAKAGRMALLASRTNTLLSIPMLFFMANSGHASGLF; via the coding sequence ATGGAAAGTTTATTAGCGTGGGGACATTTCCTCGCGGGCATTACCTGGATTGGAATTCTCTATTACTTTAATTTCATCCAAGTGCCATTTCTCAAAGCCGTCACACCCGAAACCAAAGCTGAAGCCTTTAAACACCTGGTGCCCAATGCACTCTGGTGGTTTCGCTGGGGAGCCCTGTTTACCTGGATATTTGGCGCCGCCTTACTGATGAATCAGCATCGGATGGGAAGTGCCTTTATGCTGCAGGGACAGGATGCCGTGATCGGCATGGGCGCCTGGCTGGGTACGATCATGTTGCTGAATGTGTGGGGAATCATTTGGCCCAATCAGAAGAAAGTCCTTGGGCTCAAGGAAGCCACACCCGAAGAAAAAGCCAAGGCCGGGCGGATGGCTCTATTGGCGTCACGCACCAATACCCTACTGTCCATACCTATGCTATTTTTCATGGCCAATTCCGGCCATGCATCCGGTTTGTTCTGA
- a CDS encoding DNA-3-methyladenine glycosylase, protein MTAKLPNPLLRDFYERPTLKVAKELLGKVLIKQAPTGTIQTKIVDTEAYVGPKDKACHASKGRTKRTEIMFGPAGFTYVYLIYGMYHCLNIVTEQEEYPAAVLIRGLEILGKDHSPDLPRRIDGPGRVCRFLEIDRTHNGLDATIGTTLWIENHGLAVSPKQIQTLPRIGVDYAGEWAKKLWRFCLPASTPPKTRRNIQK, encoded by the coding sequence ATGACCGCAAAGCTTCCAAACCCCTTATTACGAGATTTTTATGAACGACCGACGTTGAAGGTCGCCAAGGAATTGCTGGGGAAAGTACTGATTAAGCAGGCTCCAACCGGTACGATTCAGACTAAAATTGTGGATACGGAAGCCTATGTCGGACCCAAAGATAAAGCCTGTCATGCCTCCAAAGGTCGAACGAAACGTACAGAAATCATGTTTGGCCCGGCTGGCTTCACCTATGTGTATCTGATTTATGGAATGTACCACTGTCTCAATATCGTGACCGAACAGGAAGAATATCCTGCCGCAGTCTTAATTCGAGGACTGGAAATCCTGGGCAAAGATCATTCGCCGGATTTGCCCCGACGCATCGACGGTCCTGGTCGGGTCTGCCGATTTCTAGAAATTGATCGTACCCATAACGGATTGGATGCCACCATCGGCACCACGCTTTGGATCGAAAACCACGGTCTGGCCGTCTCGCCAAAACAGATTCAGACTCTGCCTCGAATTGGCGTGGACTATGCGGGAGAATGGGCAAAGAAACTGTGGCGGTTCTGTCTACCGGCTTCTACTCCACCAAAGACGCGTCGGAACATCCAAAAGTGA
- a CDS encoding cobalamin-binding protein: MVSSRIVSLIPSGTEMVCTLGCRAQLVGRSHECDFPSDITQLPVCTQATVNAEGTSQAIHAQVSERLQTALSLYEVLVDQMQNLQPDVIVTQTQCEVCAVSANEVQRALHDLVGSSPTLISLSAQDLSGVWDDLTRVAEGLGQQAAGQEFMKQAHQRMGDIAEYSQQQLTPPTVACIEWMEPLMAAGNWVPELVHLAGGQSVFGQQGKHAPWITWEALVDSDPDFLVLMPCGFSMARIQEEMPVMTSHPFWPQLRAVQNQKVYLTDGNQFFNRPGPRLVESLEILAEILHPTHFQFGHEGQGWRQWVPKER, translated from the coding sequence ATTGTGTCTTCTCGAATTGTGTCGTTGATTCCTAGCGGAACAGAAATGGTCTGCACATTGGGCTGCCGCGCTCAGCTTGTCGGCCGGTCACACGAATGCGATTTTCCTTCTGACATTACCCAACTGCCTGTTTGTACTCAAGCCACGGTGAATGCTGAGGGAACAAGCCAAGCTATCCATGCCCAGGTTTCGGAACGTCTTCAGACAGCCCTTTCCTTGTATGAGGTCCTGGTCGACCAGATGCAAAACTTACAACCGGATGTCATCGTCACCCAGACCCAATGTGAGGTGTGTGCAGTGAGTGCGAATGAGGTGCAGCGGGCCCTTCACGACTTAGTTGGGTCGTCACCCACATTGATTTCCTTGAGCGCACAGGACTTATCAGGGGTTTGGGACGATCTGACCAGAGTGGCGGAAGGATTAGGACAGCAAGCTGCCGGGCAGGAATTTATGAAACAGGCCCACCAACGCATGGGCGACATTGCCGAATATTCCCAACAACAACTGACTCCCCCCACTGTCGCCTGCATCGAATGGATGGAACCGCTGATGGCTGCCGGCAACTGGGTACCCGAACTGGTTCATCTGGCCGGAGGTCAATCGGTCTTTGGACAGCAGGGGAAACATGCCCCCTGGATAACCTGGGAAGCCTTGGTGGACTCGGATCCGGATTTCCTGGTTTTGATGCCGTGTGGGTTTTCAATGGCTCGCATTCAAGAAGAAATGCCGGTCATGACATCCCATCCTTTTTGGCCACAGTTACGAGCGGTGCAAAATCAGAAGGTGTACCTGACAGATGGGAACCAGTTTTTCAACCGTCCGGGACCGCGCCTGGTTGAATCCCTTGAAATTTTGGCTGAGATCCTTCATCCCACCCATTTTCAGTTTGGACACGAAGGCCAAGGATGGCGACAGTGGGTTCCTAAAGAACGTTAA